Proteins co-encoded in one Lates calcarifer isolate ASB-BC8 linkage group LG17, TLL_Latcal_v3, whole genome shotgun sequence genomic window:
- the tm6sf2b gene encoding transmembrane 6 superfamily member 2b, whose product METLVFLFSFSALGILYAMNTIPELQEPYVILGIGVAVLVIVFLFYFLITRGNPPKDALFFVFAEFSFTCVIDLTSALEYDGILSGFMEFYQKTGEPYLGTAYAIMMCYWDGIAHFIMYLVMISRITDRKAYRTLGLFWAGSLCANMSVFIAGIVAGKYGSEIRPAFWLNFLFLLVPVWGAVTLFTRPKDRPLIGGYNAQHAQSMKLIWRPLDLILVVFLLAAMAFTILRGLVALDSPLEVCSIYLKHYEPYLKDPVGYPRVMMLHLFFYGLPLLGAFVYGLLKPGCTWMSDWTIFFAGAMTQCQWAHIGGSLHPHTTAPFQIPNDAFWCVLVANLLYAATPILVAARVHSNPYFFLKIAPFPGQTGLPNSEEKDTKYKDK is encoded by the exons GCCTTATGTGATCCTGGGGATTGGTGTTGCTGTGTTGgtgattgtgtttctgttctaCTTCCTCATCACTCGTGGCAACCCACCTAAAGACGCCTTATTCTTTG TTTTTGCAGAATTTTCTTTTACTTGTGTCATTGACCTGACAAGTGCCTTGGAATACGACGGCATTCTTTCTGGCTTTATGGAATTCTACCAGAAGACA GGAGAGCCGTATCTGGGAACAGCCTATGCCATCATGATGTGCTACTGGGATGGAATAGCACACTTTATCATGTACCTGGTGATGATCAGCAGGATAACAGACAG GAAAGCCTACCGTACCCTCGGCTTGTTCTGGGCTGGCTCTTTGTGTGCCAACATGAGTGTATTCATTGCTGGGATAGTGGCAG GTAAATATGGGTCAGAGATCCGTCCAGCTTTCTGGCTCaacttcctcttccttctcgTGCCTGTATGGGGAGCTGTCACACTATTCACAAGGCCCAAGGACAGACCACTAATTGGTGGATACAAT GCCCAGCATGCTCAGAGCATGAAACTTATCTGGCGTCCCTTGGACCTGATCCTAGTGGTGTTCCTTTTAGCTGCCATGGCCTTCACCATCCTCAGAGGCTTA GTGGCTCTGGACTCTCCACTAGAAGTCTGCTCTATCTACCTGAAGCACTATGAACCCTACCTGAAGGATCCTGTGGGCTACCCCAGGGTGATG atgCTGCACTTGTTCTTCTATGGACTACCTCTGTTGGGTGCATTTGTTTACGGTCTCCTCAAGCCTGGGTGCACATGGATGTCAGACTGGACGATATTTTTTGCCGGGGCTATGACTCAG TGTCAGTGGGCCCATATTGGGGGGTCCCTCCATCCTCATACCACGGCTCCATTTCAAATCCCAAATGATGCTTTCTGGTGTGTGCTGGTGGCTAACTTGCTCTATGCTGCCACTCCCATCCTGGTGGCTGCGCGAGTTCATAGTAATCCCTATTTCTTCCTCAAGATAGCCCCCTTCCCTGGGCAAACAGGTTTGCCaaacagtgaagagaaagaTACCAAGTACAAAGACAAATAG